A genomic stretch from Aedes albopictus strain Foshan chromosome 2, AalbF5, whole genome shotgun sequence includes:
- the LOC109429082 gene encoding uncharacterized protein LOC109429082, whose product MGRLVSVILLVAAFAGSQSAPTTTIIHQPAQYYLLQPQPSTLKIQPHLIQPIQHLKLEQPKQQLVYYYPSIPLSSSISYDKPIRLVSLKQEEQPWWQGFVNFFQPSTEKPAESPESATEAPAAPAEGEAAAMMKNQIFMAPADAEQLPSKAEAQPNQLGHRYYILSGAPQFYGNFDALQNPLNPIFSLQPLQAIHARSNSEIQAEPQIVSSIAPIAPVPAPVPAQLKNDLLESHPDKSATIERNWARSLDDEPIPEPELPQGRSQSDEPSEQNLPQVTDEESKKEEMGSLRQSNDPSVAAVKPTGIALAGRGGLAASAPTGTAIAGKNGLALASPTATSVAGNFFEDDEDKNKN is encoded by the coding sequence ATGGGCAGACTAGTGTCGGTGATCCTTCTGGTAGCAGCTTTCGCTGGAAGCCAATCAGCGCCAACGACCACCATCATCCACCAACCGGCTCAGTACTATCTGCTGCAGCCTCAGCCGTCGACCCTCAAGATCCAGCCGCATCTCATTCAACCCATTCAGCATCTGAAGCTGGAACAACCCAAACAGCAGCTGGTCTACTACTATCCATCGATTCCGCTGAGCAGTTCAATCAGCTATGACAAACCGATTCGGCTGGTGTCGCTCAAGCAGGAGGAGCAGCCCTGGTGGCAAGGATTCGTGAACTTTTTCCAGCCGAGCACGGAAAAGCCCGCCGAATCCCCTGAATCCGCAACGGAAGCTCCAGCTGCCCCAGCCGAAGGCGAAGCTGCCGCGATGATGAAGAACCAGATCTTCATGGCTCCGGCTGATGCCGAGCAGCTCCCGTCCAAAGCGGAAGCCCAACCAAACCAGCTAGGACATCGGTATTACATCCTGTCCGGTGCACCCCAGTTCTACGGCAACTTTGACGCCTTGCAAAACCCGCTGAACCCGATCTTCAGCCTTCAACCGCTGCAAGCCATCCATGCCCGCTCGAACTCAGAAATCCAGGCCGAGCCACAAATCGTGTCTTCAATCGCCCCAATTGCTCCAGTCCCAGCTCCGGTTCCAGCTCAACTGAAAAACGACCTGCTGGAGTCACACCCGGACAAGTCGGCCACCATCGAGCGTAACTGGGCTCGTTCCCTGGACGATGAACCTATTCCGGAACCGGAACTGCCACAGGGTCGCTCCCAATCGGACGAGCCAAGTGAGCAGAACCTTCCGCAGGTCACCGACGAAGAGAGCAAGAAGGAAGAGATGGGATCGCTGAGGCAGTCGAATGATCCTTCGGTTGCGGCCGTCAAGCCAACGGGAATCGCCCTCGCCGGCCGAGGAGGTTTGGCCGCTTCCGCCCCAACCGGCACGGCCATCGCAGGCAAAAATGGACTGGCTCTGGCTTCGCCAACGGCCACCTCCGTTGCTGGAAACTTCTTCGAAGACGACGAGGACAAGAACAAGAACTGA